In a single window of the Rhodamnia argentea isolate NSW1041297 chromosome 2, ASM2092103v1, whole genome shotgun sequence genome:
- the LOC115739283 gene encoding ABC transporter G family member 26 isoform X1, whose protein sequence is MEMEREGEVGDMPLSPPRMRSMKMAGTNAFGHNIEYVSQAYLSNQYSEIQIQDEVPEANSDHPLPIYLKFEDVRYKVKTSRASEKNPVKVVVSKVASPINVENSNYKHILKGVTGGVGPGEILALMGPSGSGKTTLLKVIGGRLLENATGTLTYNDIPYTPALKRRIGFVTQDDVLLPQLTVEETLVFAASLRLPSYMSRQQKYARVEMIIKDLGLERCRHTKIGGVFVKGISGGERKRTSLAYEILVDPSLLLLDEPTSGLDSTSATRLMQILEGIAKAGRTIIIAIHQPSSRMFHMFDNLLLIAEGYPVYYGKAREAIDYFSSLSFIPEIAMNPAEFLLDLATGQVKDISVPEELSAPQGTACTEKAVLKYLQLKFKALLEPKEHENHQTTRTPEHLQVAIQVKKDWTLTWWEQFLILTRRTFKERCRDYIDVLRLIQAFGVALLLGLLWWNSKIATEAQLRDQVGLMFYICIFWTSSSLFGAVYVFPFEKVYLVKERKADMYRLSVYYVCSTLCDMVAHVLYPTSFMIILYFMAGFKRTVSCFFLTLGAVLLIAITSQGAGELFGAAVLNIKSAGMVVSLLLMLFLLTGGYYVQHIPYFIRWLKYLSFMFHGFRLLLKVQYSGDELYECKSQGGCRKLQSSPSFDTVSLDGGLQEVWILLAMALCYRICAYLCLRKRISECHL, encoded by the exons ATGGAAATGGAAAGAGAGGGCGAGGTTGGGGACATGCCATTGTCACCTCCAAGGATGAGGTCCATGAAAATGGCGGGGACCAACGCCTTCGGCCACAACATAGAGTACGTGTCGCAGGCCTACCTGAGCAACCAATACTCGGAGATTCAAATCCAGGATGAGGTCCCGGAAGCCAACTCCGACCACCCTCTCCCGATATATCTCAAG TTTGAAGATGTTCGGTACAAGGTGAAGACCAGCCGGGCCTCCGAGAAGAATCCGGTCAAAGTGGTGGTGTCGAAGGTGGCCTCGCCAATAAATGTGGAGAACAGTAATTACAAGCATATCCTGAAGGGTGTGACCGGCGGCGTCGGTCCCGGGGAAATTCTCGCTTTGATGGGTCCTTCGGGTAGTGGAAAAACCACCTTGCTGAAAGTAATAGGTGGGAGACTATTGGAAAATGCCACAGGAACACTAACTTATAATGACATTCCCTACACGCCAGCTCTTAAGAGAAG GATCGGGTTCGTGACGCAAGATGATGTGCTCCTCCCCCAGTTAACGGTTGAAGAGACCTTGGTTTTCGCTGCGTCTTTGAGACTTCCGAGCTACATGAGCCGCCAGCAGAAATATGCCCGAGTGGAGATGATAATCAAGGATCTAGGACTCGAAAG ATGTCGGCACACGAAAATTGGAGGAGTGTTTGTTAAGGGAATATCAGgtggagaaagaaagaggacaaGCTTAGCATATGAAATCCTTGTCGACCCATCGTTACTGTTGCTTGATGAACCGACTTCAGGACTCGATTCCACGTCTGCCACTAGACTAATGCAAATACTCGAAGGCATTGCTAAG GCAGGGCGAACAATAATAATAGCGATCCATCAGCCGTCGAGTAGGATGTTTCACATGTTCGACAATCTCCTACTCATAGCGGAAGGCTATCCCGTGTACTATGGAAAGGCCAGAGAGGCTATAGACTACTTTTCGTCTTTGAGCTTTATCCCTGAAATCGCGATGAATCCCGCAGAATTCTTGCTAGATCTAGCAACCGGACAGGTAAAGGACATCAGCGTCCCTGAAGAGCTATCAGCCCCTCAGGGAACCGCGTGTACCGAGAAGGCCGTACTCAAA TATCTCCAACTTAAGTTTAAGGCTCTCCTAGAGCCGAAAGAGCATGAGAATCACCAAACCACGAGGACGCCAGAGCATCTTCAAGTGGCAATCCAGGTCAAGAAGGATTGGACATTGACTTGGTGGGAGCAATTCCTGATACTGACGAGGAGAACATTCAAGGAGAGGTGCAGGGACTACATCGATGTGCTGAGGCTGATTCAGGCCTTTGGTGTCGCTCTCCTACTAGGCCTGCTCTGGTGGAACTCCAAGATCGCAACCGAGGCTCAACTCAGAGATCAG GTTGGGCTGATGTTCTACATCTGTATCTTTTGGACCTCGTCATCTCTCTTTGGAGCGGTTTATGTGTTCCCATTCGAGAAGGTCTATCTGGTGAAGGAACGGAAAGCAGATATGTACCGGTTGAGCGTGTACTACGTCTGCAGCACCCTGTGCGACATGGTGGCCCATGTTCTCTACCCAACCTCCTTCATGATCATTCTCTACTTCATGGCGGGGTTCAAGAGGACGGTGTCTTGCTTCTTCCTCACGTTAGGTGCAGTCCTTTTGATTGCAATCACAAGCCAG GGTGCTGGGGAACTGTTTGGAGCTGCAGTTTTGAACATTAAAAGTGCGGGAATGGTTGTTTCGCTGTTACTCATGCTGTTTCTACTCACTGGAGGATACTATGTCCAG CACATACCGTATTTTATACGATGGTTGAAGTACTTGTCGTTCATGTTCCACGGGTTCAGGCTCCTCCTGAAAGTCCAGTACTCCGGCGACGAACTCTACGAGTGCAAGAGCCAAGGAGGATGCCGGAAGCTGCAGAGCTCGCCCTCGTTCGACACCGTGAGCTTGGACGGTGGTTTGCAAGAAGTGTGGATTCTCCTTGCCATGGCCCTATGCTACCGGATATGCGCCTATCTTTGTTTGCGCAAGAGAATAAGTGAATGTCATCTGTGA
- the LOC115739283 gene encoding ABC transporter G family member 26 isoform X2 has protein sequence MEMEREGEVGDMPLSPPRMRSMKMAGTNAFGHNIEYVSQAYLSNQYSEIQIQDEVPEANSDHPLPIYLKFEDVRYKVKTSRASEKNPVKVVVSKVASPINVENSNYKHILKGVTGGVGPGEILALMGPSGSGKTTLLKVIGGRLLENATGTLTYNDIPYTPALKRRIGFVTQDDVLLPQLTVEETLVFAASLRLPSYMSRQQKYARVEMIIKDLGLERCRHTKIGGVFVKGISGGERKRTSLAYEILVDPSLLLLDEPTSGLDSTSATRLMQILEGIAKAGRTIIIAIHQPSSRMFHMFDNLLLIAEGYPVYYGKAREAIDYFSSLSFIPEIAMNPAEFLLDLATGQVKDISVPEELSAPQGTACTEKAVLKYLQLKFKALLEPKEHENHQTTRTPEHLQVAIQVKKDWTLTWWEQFLILTRRTFKERCRDYIDVLRLIQAFGVALLLGLLWWNSKIATEAQLRDQVGLMFYICIFWTSSSLFGAVYVFPFEKVYLVKERKADMYRLSVYYVCSTLCDMVAHVLYPTSFMIILYFMAGFKRTVSCFFLTLGAVLLIAITSQGAGELFGAAVLNIKSAGMVVSLLLMLFLLTGGYYVQAPPESPVLRRRTLRVQEPRRMPEAAELALVRHRELGRWFARSVDSPCHGPMLPDMRLSLFAQENK, from the exons ATGGAAATGGAAAGAGAGGGCGAGGTTGGGGACATGCCATTGTCACCTCCAAGGATGAGGTCCATGAAAATGGCGGGGACCAACGCCTTCGGCCACAACATAGAGTACGTGTCGCAGGCCTACCTGAGCAACCAATACTCGGAGATTCAAATCCAGGATGAGGTCCCGGAAGCCAACTCCGACCACCCTCTCCCGATATATCTCAAG TTTGAAGATGTTCGGTACAAGGTGAAGACCAGCCGGGCCTCCGAGAAGAATCCGGTCAAAGTGGTGGTGTCGAAGGTGGCCTCGCCAATAAATGTGGAGAACAGTAATTACAAGCATATCCTGAAGGGTGTGACCGGCGGCGTCGGTCCCGGGGAAATTCTCGCTTTGATGGGTCCTTCGGGTAGTGGAAAAACCACCTTGCTGAAAGTAATAGGTGGGAGACTATTGGAAAATGCCACAGGAACACTAACTTATAATGACATTCCCTACACGCCAGCTCTTAAGAGAAG GATCGGGTTCGTGACGCAAGATGATGTGCTCCTCCCCCAGTTAACGGTTGAAGAGACCTTGGTTTTCGCTGCGTCTTTGAGACTTCCGAGCTACATGAGCCGCCAGCAGAAATATGCCCGAGTGGAGATGATAATCAAGGATCTAGGACTCGAAAG ATGTCGGCACACGAAAATTGGAGGAGTGTTTGTTAAGGGAATATCAGgtggagaaagaaagaggacaaGCTTAGCATATGAAATCCTTGTCGACCCATCGTTACTGTTGCTTGATGAACCGACTTCAGGACTCGATTCCACGTCTGCCACTAGACTAATGCAAATACTCGAAGGCATTGCTAAG GCAGGGCGAACAATAATAATAGCGATCCATCAGCCGTCGAGTAGGATGTTTCACATGTTCGACAATCTCCTACTCATAGCGGAAGGCTATCCCGTGTACTATGGAAAGGCCAGAGAGGCTATAGACTACTTTTCGTCTTTGAGCTTTATCCCTGAAATCGCGATGAATCCCGCAGAATTCTTGCTAGATCTAGCAACCGGACAGGTAAAGGACATCAGCGTCCCTGAAGAGCTATCAGCCCCTCAGGGAACCGCGTGTACCGAGAAGGCCGTACTCAAA TATCTCCAACTTAAGTTTAAGGCTCTCCTAGAGCCGAAAGAGCATGAGAATCACCAAACCACGAGGACGCCAGAGCATCTTCAAGTGGCAATCCAGGTCAAGAAGGATTGGACATTGACTTGGTGGGAGCAATTCCTGATACTGACGAGGAGAACATTCAAGGAGAGGTGCAGGGACTACATCGATGTGCTGAGGCTGATTCAGGCCTTTGGTGTCGCTCTCCTACTAGGCCTGCTCTGGTGGAACTCCAAGATCGCAACCGAGGCTCAACTCAGAGATCAG GTTGGGCTGATGTTCTACATCTGTATCTTTTGGACCTCGTCATCTCTCTTTGGAGCGGTTTATGTGTTCCCATTCGAGAAGGTCTATCTGGTGAAGGAACGGAAAGCAGATATGTACCGGTTGAGCGTGTACTACGTCTGCAGCACCCTGTGCGACATGGTGGCCCATGTTCTCTACCCAACCTCCTTCATGATCATTCTCTACTTCATGGCGGGGTTCAAGAGGACGGTGTCTTGCTTCTTCCTCACGTTAGGTGCAGTCCTTTTGATTGCAATCACAAGCCAG GGTGCTGGGGAACTGTTTGGAGCTGCAGTTTTGAACATTAAAAGTGCGGGAATGGTTGTTTCGCTGTTACTCATGCTGTTTCTACTCACTGGAGGATACTATGTCCAG GCTCCTCCTGAAAGTCCAGTACTCCGGCGACGAACTCTACGAGTGCAAGAGCCAAGGAGGATGCCGGAAGCTGCAGAGCTCGCCCTCGTTCGACACCGTGAGCTTGGACGGTGGTTTGCAAGAAGTGTGGATTCTCCTTGCCATGGCCCTATGCTACCGGATATGCGCCTATCTTTGTTTGCGCAAGAGAATAAGTGA